The following are encoded in a window of Phaseolus vulgaris cultivar G19833 chromosome 3, P. vulgaris v2.0, whole genome shotgun sequence genomic DNA:
- the LOC137808770 gene encoding uncharacterized protein isoform X1 — protein sequence MRISDNTTIFVLGLASAISDEDLRQHYCEFDSNNTTIFVVGLDSDISDEDLRQHYSESDSNNTTIFVVGLDSDISDEDLRQHYCESDSDNTTIFVLGLDSAICDEDLRQHYCEFDSNNTTIFVVGLDSDISDEDLRQHYCESDSDNTTVSLIQTTLL from the exons ATGAGGATCTCAGACAACACTACT ATATTTGTTTTAGGGCTTGCTTCTGCCATCAGTGATGAGGATCTCAGACAACACTACTGTGAGTTTGATTCAAACAACACTACT ATATTTGTTGTAGGACTTGATTCTGACATCAGTGATGAGGATCTCAGACAACACTACTCTGAGTCTGATTCAAACAACACCACT ATATTTGTTGTAGGGCTTGATTCTGACATCAGTGATGAGGATCTCAGACAACACTACTGTGAGTCTGATTCAGACAACACTACT ATATTTGTTTTAGGGCTTGATTCTGCCATCTGTGATGAGGATCTCAGACAACACTACTGTGAGTTTGATTCAAACAACACTACT ATATTTGTTGTAGGGCTTGATTCTGACATCAGTGATGAGGATCTCAGACAACACTACTGTGAGTCTGATTCAGACAACACTACTGTGAGTCTGATTCAGACAACACTACTGTGA